In one window of Gossypium arboreum isolate Shixiya-1 chromosome 4, ASM2569848v2, whole genome shotgun sequence DNA:
- the LOC108458620 gene encoding uncharacterized protein LOC108458620 gives MPNYVKFIKDILSRKRQLGEFETVALTEGYTTMLMNKLPPKLKNQGSFTILYSIGNHYVSKTLCDLGASINLMPMSIFRKLGIRKARTTIVTLQLADNSYAHPKGKIEDVLVRIDKEVPIILGKMFLATSRTLINVQKGELTMRVNDQQITFNVFVSMKCVDENEECHIIEFLDTVVEKEFAKFCYSNSNSDGNPFELTEPEMIGELCELMEIKQFKC, from the coding sequence ATGCCAAATTATGTTAAGTTCATAAAGGATATCTTGTCAAGGAAGCGGCAATTAGGGGAATTTGAAACTGTTGCTCTCACTGAAGGGTACACAACAATGTTGATGAACAAGTTGCCTCCAAAGTTGAAAAACcaagggagttttactattctttATTCAATTGGAAATCATTATGTTAGTAAGACATTATGTGATTTAGGTGCAAGTATAAATTTAATGCCTATGTCTATTTTCAGGAAGCTAGGAATTAGAAAGGCAAGAACCACCATAGTCACACTGCAGCTAGCAGATAACTCCTATGCACATCCAAAAGGTAagattgaagatgtactagtaagAATTGATAAAGAGGTACCAATTATTCTTGGTAAAATGTTTCTAGCAACAAGTAGAACGCTAATTAATGTGCAAAAAGGTGAGTTAACAATGAGGGTCAACGACCAGCAGATAACCTTTAATGTTTTTGTTTCCATGAAGTGTGTAGATGAAAATGAAGAATGTCACATTATTGAATTTCTCGACACAGTAGTAGAGAAAGAATTTGCAAAATTTTGTTACAGTAACTCTAATAGTGATGGAAATCCATTTGAGCTGACTGAACCAGAAATGATTGGTGAACTTTGTGAACTTATGGAGATCAAGCAATTTAAATGTTGA